The genomic interval TGATTGCTAATGTGAAGGAACGCATGACTCAAATCGAAAAAACACTTCCTAAGGGAATAGTAGTAGAGCCCTTTCTTGATCGAACGAAATTGGTAAACAGTGCAATTGGAACTGTGGCGAAAAATCTGGCAGAAGGGGCATTGATTGTGATTTTTGTATTGGTATTGTTTTTAGGGAATTTCAGAGCTGGATTGATCGTAGCCTCTGTTATTCCATTGGCGATGTTATTTGCAATTTCATTGATGAATCTGTTTGGAGTTAGTGGAAACCTAATGAGCTTAGGTGCGATTGATTTTGGATTGATTGTGGATGGAGCAGTGATTATCGTTGAGGCAACTTTACATCATTTACAGCTTCGAACTAAGCGAACAAAACTGTCACAGATGGAGATGGATGAAGAGGTTTATTCTTCTGCCTCCAAAATTCGAAATAGTGCTGCTTTTGGTGAAATAATCATATTAATTGTTTACTTGCCGATTCTAGCATTGGTGGGCGTAGAAGGAAAAATGTTCAAACCAATGGCTCAAACAGTTGTGTTTGCCATCCTTGGTGCTTTTCTCCTTTCGTTGACCTATGTACCAATGATGAGTGCATTGTTTTTAAGCAAGAAAATTTCTTTGAAACGTACTATTTCAGATAGAATCATTGAAGGATGTCAACGAGTATACGCACCAATGCTTCGTTTTGCGCTGCGTTCCAAAGCCTTGGTTGCAGGAATTGCACTGGGATTGTTTTTCTTTTGTCTGTTTCTATTCAGTTCCATGGGGTCAGAATTCATTCCAACTTTGGAGGAAGGCGATTTTGCTGTTGAAACACGTGTTTTAACGGGAAGTAGTTTGTCTCAAACAATCGAAGCAGCTACTAGAGCTGGTAAAGTTTTGAAAGACCACTTTCCGGAAGTAAAGCAAGTGGTTGGTAAAATCGGTTCAAGCGAAATTCCAACAGATCCAATGCCTGTTGAGGCTTGTGATTTAATGGTCATTCTGAAAGACAAATCTGAATGGTCAAGTGCTTCAAATAGAGAAGGATTAGCTGAAAAAATGCAGGCCAAACTCGAAGAGCATATTCCTGGAGTAACCTTTGGGTTTCAACAACCGATTCAAATGCGTTTCAACGAATTAATGACGGGGGCCCGACAGGACGTGGTGATTAAAATATATGGCGAAGACCTGGGTAAACTCAGTAAGTATGCCAAGCAAATTGGAGCTATTTCCAAAGAAATTGAGGGTGCCCAAGATATTTACATTGAACAGGTTTCTGGGTTACCTCAAATTGTCATCTCGTTTAAAAGGGATAAAATTGCTCAATTCGGACTGAATATCGATGATATCAATACTGCCATTCGTGCTGGATTTGCTGGCGAAGTTGCAGGTTTGGTATTTGAGGGTGAAAAACGATTCGACATGGTTGTTCGGTTGGATAAAGTAAACCGTCAAAATTTAGACGATGTTCGGAATTTGTTTATTGAATCACCAACCGGAGCTCAGATTCCATTAGAACAATTGGCGACGATCAATTTCAAAGACGGACCAAATCAAATTCAACGGGATGATGCGAAACGCAGGATTATTGTTGGTTTCAACGTTCGTGGAAGAGATGTGGAAAGTATTGTAGAGGAAATCCAGAAAAAGGTGGAGAAAGAGGTGAGATTTGAAGCGGGTTATTATCCTACTTACGGCGGAACATTTGAAAATCTACAAGCTGCAACGGCACGTTTATCCATTGCTGTTCCTGTAGCCTTGTTATTGATCTTCTTCCTGCTGTACCTTACTTTTAAATCTGCAAAACAAGCACTTTTAATCTTTACTGCAATTCCACTTTCTGCAATTGGTGGAGTAATTGCACTCTGGGTGCGTGGAATGCCGTTCAGTATTTCCGCAGGTGTTGGTTTTATAGCCTTATTTGGAGTTGCCGTTTTAAATGGAATTGTACTCATTGCAGAATTCAATCGATTAAAAAAAGAAGGGGTGAAAGACACAATAGAAATTATCAAAACTGGAACAGCTGTTCGATTACGCCCGGTTATCATGACTGCGTTAGTTGCATCCTTAGGATTTCTTCCAATGGCATTATCCAACGGAAGCGGCGCAGAGGTTCAAAAACCTTTGGCGACAGTTGTTATTGGCGGACTATTGACTGCAACATTGCTTACTTTGCTGGTGCTTCCGATTCTGTATTATTGGTTTGAGAAAATGAAACCAAAGGTGAAATCGTTACCAGTGATAGCCACGGTTATTACCTTGTTGTTCCTTTCTAATTTTGGTTATTCGCAGACAAAAGTAGTGACTTTGGAGCAGGCAATTCAAGCAGGATTATCGAATAACAAAGCTGTCATTGCAGGGAATCAGCAAATTGAATTTCAAACCCAGTATAAACTAACCTTATTTGAGCTTCCTAAAACAGATGTGAATTTGATGGTGGGCCAATACAACAGTATCAATCGAAACGATAATAATCTGACGATTTCCCAGACCATTCCATTTCCAACCGTGTTTTCTGCCAATTCGGAATTGGGAAATGTACTTATTGAACAGAGTAAATTGAAGACCGAGTTGACCAAAAATGAGTTGGTCCATCAAATCAAACAATGCTATTTCTATTTACAATACCTCAACGGAGAACAGGAAATTCTAATAGCTCAGGATAGTGTGTTCAAAGGTTTTGTTGATGCTTCATCATTAAGAGAGAAAACGGGTGAAGGAACATTGCTTGAAAAGACAACTGCTCAAACCCAGTCAGATGAGCTAAACTATCGAATTACCCAAAATAAAGCCAACCAATCGAGGTATCTTTTGTTGTTGCAAAATCTGATGGGTAGCCAGGATCGTGTTTCTATTTCTGAAACAATTTTAAAGGAGGAACAGCTTCTGTTGGCGAATGACTCAAGTGCTATTCAAGGAAATCCTGAACTGGCATTTGTTCACCAACAAATTGATATTACCCAAAGTCAGCGAAAAGTAGAAATTGCCAAAGGTTTGCCTGATATTACGTTGGGATATTTTAATCAAACCTTAATTGGAACCCAAAACGTAAACAATCAGGATGTATATTTTAATGGTTCTAAGCGCTTTCAAGGCTTCCAGGTTGGTTTGTCTATTCCTATATTCTTTAATGGTTATAGTGCAAAAGTAAAATCTGCTAATCTCTCAACCAAAGTAGCAGAAAGTAACTTCGAAGCCTATCAGACTGGTTTACATGGTAAGTATGAACAGGCTTTACAGGAATACC from Fluviicola taffensis DSM 16823 carries:
- a CDS encoding CusA/CzcA family heavy metal efflux RND transporter; the encoded protein is MLDKVIQFSIKNKLMISIMIVALIGWGAYSLNQLPIDAVPDITNNQVQIITSSPSNGAEDIERFVTFPVEQSMATIPDIEEVRSFSRFGLSVVTVVFKEEVDVYWARQQVNERLNDASKTIPQGMGIPEMAPLTSGLGEIYQYVIHPKKGYEDNYDATELRTIQDWIIRRQLLGVEGIADVSSFGGFLKQYEISLDPDKLKSMNVGVNDVFTALQKNNQNTGGAYIDKKPNAYFIRSEGLIQSIDDIEEIVVTTHDDGIPVLIRNVAEVKFGSATRYGAMTRNNDGEVVGAVVMMLKGANSSKVIANVKERMTQIEKTLPKGIVVEPFLDRTKLVNSAIGTVAKNLAEGALIVIFVLVLFLGNFRAGLIVASVIPLAMLFAISLMNLFGVSGNLMSLGAIDFGLIVDGAVIIVEATLHHLQLRTKRTKLSQMEMDEEVYSSASKIRNSAAFGEIIILIVYLPILALVGVEGKMFKPMAQTVVFAILGAFLLSLTYVPMMSALFLSKKISLKRTISDRIIEGCQRVYAPMLRFALRSKALVAGIALGLFFFCLFLFSSMGSEFIPTLEEGDFAVETRVLTGSSLSQTIEAATRAGKVLKDHFPEVKQVVGKIGSSEIPTDPMPVEACDLMVILKDKSEWSSASNREGLAEKMQAKLEEHIPGVTFGFQQPIQMRFNELMTGARQDVVIKIYGEDLGKLSKYAKQIGAISKEIEGAQDIYIEQVSGLPQIVISFKRDKIAQFGLNIDDINTAIRAGFAGEVAGLVFEGEKRFDMVVRLDKVNRQNLDDVRNLFIESPTGAQIPLEQLATINFKDGPNQIQRDDAKRRIIVGFNVRGRDVESIVEEIQKKVEKEVRFEAGYYPTYGGTFENLQAATARLSIAVPVALLLIFFLLYLTFKSAKQALLIFTAIPLSAIGGVIALWVRGMPFSISAGVGFIALFGVAVLNGIVLIAEFNRLKKEGVKDTIEIIKTGTAVRLRPVIMTALVASLGFLPMALSNGSGAEVQKPLATVVIGGLLTATLLTLLVLPILYYWFEKMKPKVKSLPVIATVITLLFLSNFGYSQTKVVTLEQAIQAGLSNNKAVIAGNQQIEFQTQYKLTLFELPKTDVNLMVGQYNSINRNDNNLTISQTIPFPTVFSANSELGNVLIEQSKLKTELTKNELVHQIKQCYFYLQYLNGEQEILIAQDSVFKGFVDASSLREKTGEGTLLEKTTAQTQSDELNYRITQNKANQSRYLLLLQNLMGSQDRVSISETILKEEQLLLANDSSAIQGNPELAFVHQQIDITQSQRKVEIAKGLPDITLGYFNQTLIGTQNVNNQDVYFNGSKRFQGFQVGLSIPIFFNGYSAKVKSANLSTKVAESNFEAYQTGLHGKYEQALQEYLNNRNSLEYYTQSALGNAEDILRSGQKGYAGGEIGYSEYLLSLKTANEIRERYLEILLQTNLSAAKIQYLTGQK